In the genome of Penaeus vannamei isolate JL-2024 chromosome 26, ASM4276789v1, whole genome shotgun sequence, one region contains:
- the LOC138866621 gene encoding uncharacterized protein, which yields MLNPRKRPNAAGIHIAEVFDTFPEIALLNTQEPMDVKGGVLDLTFATATMVERIRWCVDDTVTGDHYGIVITFMDAGPAQRPHHIPKWKTDKANWLAFQKGLACCLRDNEPHNNENVDVLEARLIQAINQAASQTIPKTRPWSRTNKDARYYNDEIKEVNHKSKEGKVVGMVPDFWPPDQFYRVVVRQATSHQAPKCMHHDPQSEAHRLALIRDKALEPDDLDAMFSLRELRNTYKTSSGSAPGSDGISHPIISHLGFARELAFLQLINKSWQTATLPQSWKQAIIVPIPKPKEPGKYRPISLLSCLGKTAEMVVNRL from the exons atgctgaatccccgcaagaggccgaacgcggcaggcatccATATAGCAGAGGTGTTTGACACATTCccagagatcgctcttctcaataCCCAAGAACCAAtggatgtgaagggaggggtcctggaccttacctttgccactgcaacaatggtggagagaattcggtggtgtgtcgatgatacagtTACAGGTGATCACTATGGCATAGTCATTACTTtcatggatgcaggtccagcccaaagaccacatcacattcctaaatggaaaacagacaaggccaactggttagcCTTCCAGAAAGGCTTGGCCTGTTGTCTGAGAGACAATGAACCCCACAACAATGAAAATGTGgacgtgctagaggcaaggctaatccaggccataaatcaggccgcatcacaaaccatccccaaaactcgcccatggtccagaactaaCAAAGATGCcaggtactataatgacgagatcaaagaggtcaaccacaag agtaaggaaggaaaagtagttggaatggtgccagacttttggcCACCTGACCAGTTTTACAGAGTTgtggtcaggcaagcgacaagccaccaagccccgaaatgcatgCATCATGACCCACAGTCAGAGGCTCACAG gcttgctctcatcagagacaaggcactcgaacctGATGACTTGGATGCTATGTTCTCTCTCAGGGAACTAAGAAATAcatacaaaaccagctctggTTCAGCACCGGGATCCGATGGGATCTCTCATCCCATCATCTCGCACTTAGGTTTTGCAAGAGAGCTTGCATTCTTGCAACTCATCAACAAGTCCTGGCAAACTGCCAcactgccccagagctggaaacaagccataatagttcccatcccaaaaccaaaggagccaggcaagtaccgtcccatctctctcctcagctgcctaggaaaaacagctgagatggtagtAAACAGGCTCTGA